The following proteins come from a genomic window of Flavobacterium crocinum:
- a CDS encoding NAD(P)/FAD-dependent oxidoreductase, with the protein MKSGENCNKSRRSFIKIVGTALIAVPFLQFCSDKIAVLMIRLSGTKHLLGHRLWIKDFPKPTKKIEIPYLIVGGGISGLSAARQFHKKGISDFLIVELENHLGGNSSNGENRYSKYPLGAHYLPLPNFQDKELLQFLEEEKIILKYNEKGFPVFDELQLTFAPDERLFYKNNWQEGVVPKEGNLVSDDLEFDKFFKKMDVFRSSKGEDQKYLFDIPLYLSSKDEKTRALDKITMKEWFKDNHFTSEPLFNYIDYCCKDDFGLGIEYVSAWAGIHYFAGRKQDSTPEKHDSVLTWPEGNSRLANHLKKYTKDKSLQNHLVYDIKVENNKVIAKAFDDVNKTSVEIIADKVIMASPQFVNQYLIQDRKTFTKDFHYTPWLLATLVVNDLFDNFSFPLSWDNVIYDAKGLGYVYDQHQTVNQIQDKKVITYYYSFSSADLKKTRKELYKKDKEYWKQFVLNDLKVAHPNIEEYTEDVEVFLLGHGMISPAPGFIFGEVKKQAKQNIQNKIYFAHSDLSGISIFEEAFHQGINVVNEIVDGTAVDS; encoded by the coding sequence ATGAAGAGTGGGGAAAACTGCAATAAATCCAGAAGGAGTTTTATAAAAATAGTAGGAACGGCTTTAATTGCGGTTCCGTTTCTGCAGTTTTGTTCGGATAAAATTGCGGTTTTGATGATTCGTTTATCGGGTACAAAACATTTGCTTGGACATCGTTTATGGATTAAAGATTTTCCTAAACCCACCAAAAAAATTGAGATTCCATATTTAATCGTTGGCGGAGGAATTTCAGGATTAAGTGCTGCGCGTCAGTTTCATAAAAAAGGAATTTCAGATTTTCTGATCGTAGAATTAGAAAATCATTTGGGCGGAAATTCTTCCAACGGAGAAAACAGATACTCTAAATATCCTTTAGGAGCGCATTATCTTCCTTTACCTAATTTTCAGGATAAAGAACTGCTTCAATTTCTGGAAGAGGAAAAAATCATTTTAAAGTATAATGAAAAAGGATTTCCTGTTTTTGATGAATTACAATTGACTTTTGCACCAGACGAACGTTTGTTTTACAAAAACAATTGGCAGGAAGGCGTAGTTCCTAAAGAAGGAAATTTGGTTTCTGATGATTTGGAGTTTGATAAATTCTTCAAAAAAATGGATGTTTTTAGAAGTTCCAAAGGCGAAGATCAAAAGTATTTGTTTGATATTCCGCTTTATCTTTCTTCTAAAGACGAAAAGACGAGAGCTTTGGATAAGATTACGATGAAAGAATGGTTCAAAGACAATCATTTTACGTCTGAACCTTTGTTCAATTACATTGATTATTGCTGTAAAGACGATTTTGGTTTAGGAATCGAATACGTTTCGGCTTGGGCAGGAATTCATTATTTTGCAGGAAGAAAACAGGATTCTACACCCGAAAAACACGATAGCGTTTTAACCTGGCCTGAAGGAAATTCGCGCTTAGCCAATCATTTGAAAAAATATACGAAAGACAAATCGCTGCAAAATCATTTGGTTTATGATATCAAAGTAGAAAACAATAAAGTAATCGCAAAAGCCTTTGATGATGTAAACAAAACTTCGGTTGAAATTATTGCCGATAAAGTAATAATGGCTTCTCCGCAGTTTGTAAATCAGTATCTGATTCAAGATCGAAAAACGTTCACCAAAGATTTTCATTACACGCCCTGGCTTTTAGCAACTTTGGTTGTAAATGATTTGTTTGACAATTTTAGTTTTCCGCTTTCGTGGGATAATGTAATTTATGATGCAAAAGGTTTGGGATATGTTTACGATCAGCATCAGACCGTGAATCAAATTCAGGATAAAAAAGTCATTACATACTATTATAGTTTTTCGTCTGCCGATTTGAAGAAAACAAGAAAAGAGCTTTATAAAAAAGACAAAGAATATTGGAAACAGTTTGTGCTGAACGATTTAAAAGTGGCGCATCCCAATATTGAAGAATATACAGAAGATGTCGAAGTTTTTCTTTTAGGACACGGAATGATTTCGCCAGCGCCGGGATTTATTTTTGGTGAAGTGAAGAAACAGGCCAAGCAGAATATTCAGAATAAAATATATTTTGCGCATAGCGATTTATCCGGAATTTCGATTTTTGAAGAAGCTTTTCATCAGGGAATTAATGTTGTAAATGAAATTGTAGATGGAACAGCCGTGGATTCATAA
- a CDS encoding DUF3050 domain-containing protein, with amino-acid sequence MNIETINKSIQPQKDQLLNHSLYNKIQNIDDLHSFLETHVFAVWDFMSLLKALQAKLTCTTTPWFATKNPETRYLINEIVLAEETDLTLDGRRQSHYEMYLEAMEACGANTTGILSFLSEVHSLQNIFVAIKQSPMHPNVKAFLDFTFRVIEEGKPHEIAAAFTFGREDLIPSMFTEILKNFQKNLPETDLTKLLYYFERHIELDADEHGPMAMTMISELCEEDAQKWKEAEEVSILALEKRIGLWNAIEEDIVMKTEMV; translated from the coding sequence ATGAATATCGAAACGATAAACAAAAGCATCCAACCTCAGAAAGACCAACTTTTAAACCATTCTTTATACAATAAGATTCAAAACATAGACGACTTACACAGCTTTCTTGAAACACACGTTTTTGCTGTTTGGGATTTTATGTCACTTTTAAAAGCTTTACAAGCCAAACTTACTTGTACGACAACGCCTTGGTTTGCTACAAAAAATCCGGAAACACGATATTTAATTAATGAAATTGTTCTTGCAGAAGAAACAGATTTGACACTCGACGGAAGAAGACAAAGTCATTACGAAATGTATTTGGAAGCAATGGAAGCCTGTGGTGCCAATACAACCGGAATCTTAAGTTTCTTATCAGAAGTACATTCGCTTCAAAACATATTTGTTGCCATCAAACAAAGCCCGATGCACCCAAATGTGAAAGCGTTCTTAGATTTTACTTTTAGAGTAATTGAAGAAGGAAAACCACACGAAATTGCCGCTGCTTTTACTTTCGGAAGAGAAGATTTGATTCCAAGCATGTTTACAGAAATCCTAAAAAACTTTCAAAAGAATCTTCCGGAAACTGATTTGACAAAACTTTTATATTATTTTGAAAGACATATCGAACTAGATGCCGATGAGCATGGTCCAATGGCAATGACAATGATCTCAGAATTATGTGAAGAAGATGCACAAAAATGGAAAGAAGCGGAAGAAGTTTCTATTCTTGCCTTAGAAAAACGCATTGGTCTTTGGAATGCCATCGAAGAAGATATTGTGATGAAAACCGAAATGGTTTAA
- a CDS encoding acyl-CoA dehydrogenase family protein, which yields MKPDLFQSPDYYNLDDLLSDEHKLVRESARAWVKKEVSPIIEEYAQKAEFPKQIIKGLGEIGGFGPYIPVEYGGAGLDQISYGLIMQEIERGDSGVRSTSSVQSSLVMYPIWKYGNEEQRMKYLPKLATGEYIGCFGLTEPDHGSDPGSMITNFKDMGDHYLLNGAKMWISNAPFADIAIVWAKNEEGRIHGLIVERGMEGFTTPETHNKWSLRASATGELIFDNVKVPKENLLPNKSGLGAPLGCLDSARYGIAWGAIGAAMDCYDTALRYSKERIQFGKPIGGTQLQQKKLAEMITEITKAQLLTWRLGVLRNEGKATTAQISMAKRNNVNMAINIAREARQMLGGMGITGEYSIMRHMMNLESVITYEGTHDIHLLITGMDVTGIPAFK from the coding sequence ATGAAACCAGACCTATTTCAATCTCCAGATTACTACAACTTAGACGATTTACTTTCTGACGAACATAAATTGGTTCGCGAATCTGCTCGTGCATGGGTTAAAAAAGAAGTTTCTCCTATTATAGAAGAATATGCACAAAAAGCAGAATTTCCTAAACAAATCATAAAAGGTCTGGGAGAAATTGGCGGTTTCGGCCCTTATATTCCTGTAGAATATGGCGGAGCAGGATTAGATCAAATCTCTTATGGTCTAATTATGCAGGAAATCGAAAGAGGCGATTCTGGTGTAAGATCAACCTCATCTGTGCAATCTTCCTTAGTAATGTATCCAATTTGGAAATACGGAAACGAAGAACAGAGAATGAAGTATCTGCCAAAGCTTGCTACTGGCGAATATATAGGATGTTTTGGTTTAACAGAACCAGATCACGGTTCTGATCCGGGAAGTATGATTACCAATTTTAAAGATATGGGCGATCATTATCTTTTAAATGGTGCTAAAATGTGGATTTCAAATGCGCCTTTTGCTGATATCGCTATTGTTTGGGCTAAAAATGAGGAAGGCCGAATTCATGGTTTAATTGTAGAACGCGGGATGGAAGGTTTTACAACTCCTGAAACCCACAATAAATGGTCGCTTCGTGCCTCTGCAACAGGAGAATTAATTTTTGATAATGTAAAAGTTCCAAAAGAAAACCTTTTACCAAATAAATCCGGACTTGGTGCTCCGCTTGGCTGTTTAGATTCTGCCCGTTACGGAATTGCCTGGGGTGCAATTGGTGCAGCAATGGATTGTTATGATACTGCTTTAAGATATTCAAAAGAGAGAATCCAATTCGGAAAACCAATTGGAGGAACTCAATTACAGCAGAAAAAACTGGCAGAAATGATTACCGAAATCACAAAAGCGCAATTGTTAACCTGGCGTTTAGGCGTTTTAAGAAACGAAGGAAAAGCAACAACTGCTCAAATTTCGATGGCAAAACGTAACAACGTAAACATGGCAATCAACATTGCTCGCGAAGCAAGACAAATGCTTGGAGGTATGGGAATAACTGGCGAATACTCTATTATGCGTCACATGATGAACCTAGAAAGTGTCATTACTTATGAAGGAACTCACGACATCCATTTGTTGATAACCGGAATGGATGTAACTGGAATTCCAGCATTTAAATAA
- a CDS encoding rSAM-modified peptide, translated as MKTTTYTFKDFQKETISKKEQKTTRGGEGEDIDPGRGKGNGNG; from the coding sequence ATGAAAACTACAACATACACATTCAAAGATTTCCAAAAAGAAACAATTTCTAAAAAAGAGCAAAAAACTACTAGAGGCGGTGAAGGAGAAGATATTGATCCGGGAAGAGGTAAAGGAAACGGAAACGGGTAA
- a CDS encoding SGNH/GDSL hydrolase family protein: MKLDFKQIVIVILSGFLLSCSSDETATPITTTPPVVIPPVTPNPPIASSINYLALGDSYTIGQSVCTTCKFPEQLKASLNTMYSSTISLKIIATTGWTTSNLLSAIESQKPESNYDLVTLLIGVNNQYQHRNFSVYEKEFPELVNKAIMLAKGDRKNVVVISIPDYAYTPYGKALSGDQSATISAEIDKYNGFAENYCNNNQVAFVSITDITRLGLSNPNLVASDGLHPSEAAYKMFVDRMMPKIKTALQN, translated from the coding sequence ATGAAACTAGATTTTAAACAAATAGTTATTGTTATACTTTCAGGATTCCTCTTAAGCTGCAGTTCAGACGAAACCGCAACTCCCATTACCACTACTCCACCGGTTGTAATTCCGCCTGTAACACCAAATCCGCCCATTGCGAGTTCTATAAATTATTTGGCTTTAGGCGATAGTTATACAATTGGACAAAGTGTTTGCACCACCTGCAAATTTCCGGAACAGCTAAAGGCAAGTTTAAATACAATGTATTCGAGCACCATTTCGCTCAAAATAATTGCTACAACAGGCTGGACAACATCCAATTTACTTTCGGCAATAGAATCTCAAAAACCAGAATCCAACTATGATTTGGTAACACTTTTAATTGGCGTTAACAATCAATATCAGCATAGAAATTTTTCGGTTTACGAAAAAGAATTTCCGGAATTAGTCAACAAAGCAATTATGCTGGCAAAAGGCGATCGAAAAAATGTTGTAGTCATTTCTATTCCAGATTACGCCTACACACCTTACGGGAAAGCGCTTTCAGGAGATCAAAGTGCTACAATTTCTGCCGAAATAGACAAATACAACGGCTTTGCAGAAAACTATTGCAATAACAATCAAGTCGCATTTGTTTCGATTACAGATATTACTCGTTTAGGACTTAGCAATCCAAACCTTGTTGCTTCAGACGGTTTACATCCTTCCGAAGCTGCTTATAAAATGTTTGTGGACAGAATGATGCCGAAAATAAAAACAGCTTTGCAGAATTAA
- a CDS encoding helix-turn-helix domain-containing protein produces the protein MRLIISFLFLFLLNTAVAQPTKELTEQEYLELQDKIRFSINGNYDEGLEYVDQLLKSKNEERLAFAYGVSSYLYQLKGNVKESDKKYDLALKHLQKIPESDSKYKLQSYLANYRGLIYWKRGNYSKSLTSYQEGIKYSTQIKDVMQILRLKANIAILNEGVGNYQLSIKILRQNDAFLDRNESLYEKDLFQNSKSNTYINLGGSYEGYYSKNRNKKYLLDSAEYFYKKAIAYSDKFVDNNITAKLSLGNVYVFKKDFKNAEKIYYDIAFYSKQVNSDFLYQIANFNLGDLYYATKKYDKALIFLKKVDSLSIKNKTIDNSYFKSNYLQAKIYSLKNEPELAYKHSKLYLDSYEKYEGNMREEALEVNFQLGTADLSTEMLDVQEKYKYEVFWNKALKVFYVILVIGIVFFLIKNIRDKNKAQKKMNALIEEFKANLEKKELEKAEIEKSRIEQPVLEVSELEDIQLKKENANLSIDEAKENKIVEKLLALEEKLEYLNSDFTLSYAAKKIKTNTTYLSYVVNKRFGKSFGEYSNELKINYVINQMITNHLYRKYSTQAIAESVGFKNAVSFAKSFRKRTGVSPAQFANNI, from the coding sequence ATGAGGCTGATCATCTCTTTTCTATTTTTATTCCTACTTAATACTGCTGTAGCTCAACCTACAAAAGAGCTTACTGAACAAGAGTATTTGGAGCTGCAAGATAAAATACGTTTCAGTATAAATGGAAATTATGATGAAGGATTGGAGTATGTTGATCAATTGTTAAAATCAAAAAATGAGGAACGTCTTGCTTTTGCTTATGGAGTTAGTTCCTATTTATATCAATTAAAAGGTAATGTTAAAGAGTCTGATAAAAAATATGATCTGGCTTTAAAACATTTACAGAAGATTCCGGAATCAGATAGTAAGTATAAACTTCAATCCTATTTAGCTAATTACCGAGGTTTAATATATTGGAAAAGAGGTAATTATTCCAAGTCTTTGACAAGTTATCAGGAGGGAATCAAATATTCTACTCAGATAAAAGACGTAATGCAAATTTTAAGACTTAAGGCAAATATTGCTATTTTAAATGAAGGAGTAGGAAACTATCAATTATCAATAAAGATTTTGAGACAGAACGATGCTTTTTTGGATAGAAATGAAAGTCTGTATGAAAAAGATTTATTTCAGAATTCTAAAAGTAATACTTATATCAATCTGGGAGGTTCATACGAAGGATATTATTCTAAAAACAGGAATAAAAAATATTTACTGGACTCTGCAGAATATTTTTATAAAAAAGCAATTGCCTACTCAGACAAGTTTGTAGATAATAATATTACTGCAAAATTAAGCCTGGGAAATGTTTATGTCTTTAAAAAAGATTTTAAAAATGCTGAGAAAATCTATTATGACATTGCTTTTTATTCAAAACAGGTTAATAGTGATTTTCTTTATCAGATAGCCAATTTTAATCTTGGAGATCTGTACTACGCTACAAAAAAATACGATAAAGCACTTATTTTTCTTAAAAAAGTAGATTCTCTTAGTATCAAAAATAAAACGATTGATAATAGTTATTTCAAATCTAATTATTTGCAGGCCAAAATTTACAGCCTTAAGAATGAGCCGGAACTTGCTTATAAACATTCCAAATTATATTTGGATTCATATGAAAAATATGAAGGCAATATGAGAGAAGAAGCTCTTGAGGTTAATTTTCAATTAGGTACAGCTGATCTTAGCACAGAAATGCTGGATGTACAGGAAAAATATAAATACGAAGTTTTTTGGAACAAAGCATTAAAAGTATTTTATGTGATTCTGGTAATTGGAATTGTATTTTTCCTAATTAAAAATATTCGGGATAAGAATAAAGCTCAAAAGAAAATGAATGCTTTGATAGAAGAATTTAAAGCTAATCTTGAGAAAAAAGAACTGGAAAAGGCTGAAATTGAAAAATCAAGAATTGAGCAACCTGTACTTGAAGTTTCTGAATTAGAAGATATTCAACTGAAAAAAGAAAATGCTAATCTAAGTATTGATGAAGCAAAAGAGAATAAAATTGTAGAAAAATTATTAGCTCTCGAAGAAAAACTGGAATACTTAAATTCAGATTTTACACTTTCGTATGCCGCAAAAAAAATAAAAACGAATACAACTTATTTATCTTATGTAGTTAATAAGAGATTTGGAAAATCTTTTGGAGAATATTCTAACGAATTGAAAATTAATTATGTTATCAATCAAATGATTACGAATCACTTATATCGTAAATATTCTACTCAGGCAATTGCTGAAAGTGTCGGATTTAAGAACGCGGTCTCTTTTGCAAAATCGTTTCGCAAAAGAACTGGAGTATCTCCAGCTCAGTTTGCGAATAATATATAG
- a CDS encoding rSAM-modified peptide, whose amino-acid sequence MKNTTFTFKDFQKETISKKEQKTIIGGGGDEVDPGRVKGNGNG is encoded by the coding sequence ATGAAAAATACAACATTCACATTCAAAGATTTCCAAAAAGAAACAATTTCTAAAAAAGAGCAAAAAACAATTATTGGCGGAGGCGGTGACGAAGTGGATCCGGGAAGAGTTAAAGGAAACGGAAACGGGTAA
- a CDS encoding rSAM-modified peptide — MKNTTFTFKDFQKETISKKEQKTIRGGEGEDIDPGRGKGNGNG, encoded by the coding sequence ATGAAAAATACAACATTCACATTCAAAGATTTCCAAAAAGAAACAATTTCTAAAAAAGAGCAAAAAACTATTAGAGGCGGTGAAGGAGAAGATATTGATCCGGGAAGAGGTAAAGGAAACGGAAACGGGTAA